In a genomic window of Ralstonia nicotianae:
- the pgeF gene encoding peptidoglycan editing factor PgeF, with protein MSISSDWIVPDWPAPPSVRALSTTRQGGVSTGPYGLAGGLPGGLNLGRHVGDGPDAVTQNRRLLRAVLPAEPAWMEQVHGTVVADLDQPLPAPVVADAAIAASPGRVCVVMTADCLPVLLCDARGVTVGAAHAGWRGLCSGVIEQTVERMTDALRACGQEADPTWLAWLGPAIGPDCFEVGAEVRQAFIDAARPDELPATRAAFAEGAADGKFLADLYALARLRLARAGCRDVHGGGLCTMTDVERFYSYRRDRTTGRMATLIWRAA; from the coding sequence ATGTCGATCTCGTCTGACTGGATTGTCCCGGACTGGCCGGCGCCGCCGTCCGTGCGCGCGCTGTCGACCACGCGGCAGGGCGGGGTCAGCACGGGACCCTATGGGCTGGCCGGCGGACTGCCCGGCGGCCTCAACCTGGGCCGGCACGTGGGCGACGGGCCGGATGCCGTCACGCAGAACCGCCGGCTGCTGCGCGCCGTGCTCCCGGCCGAGCCGGCGTGGATGGAGCAGGTGCACGGCACCGTGGTGGCCGATCTGGATCAGCCGCTGCCCGCGCCGGTGGTCGCCGACGCGGCGATTGCGGCTTCGCCGGGGCGCGTGTGCGTGGTGATGACGGCGGATTGCCTGCCCGTGCTGCTGTGCGACGCGCGCGGCGTGACGGTGGGGGCGGCGCACGCCGGCTGGCGGGGCCTGTGTTCGGGCGTGATCGAGCAGACGGTCGAGCGCATGACCGATGCCCTGCGCGCATGTGGCCAGGAGGCGGACCCGACCTGGCTGGCCTGGCTCGGTCCGGCGATCGGCCCCGATTGCTTCGAGGTGGGTGCGGAGGTGCGCCAGGCCTTCATCGACGCCGCCCGGCCCGACGAGCTGCCGGCGACCCGCGCGGCTTTCGCCGAAGGGGCGGCCGATGGCAAGTTCCTGGCGGATCTCTACGCCCTGGCGAGGCTGCGCCTTGCCCGCGCGGGCTGCCGTGATGTCCATGGCGGCGGCCTGTGCACGATGACGGATGTCGAGCGCTTCTACTCCTACCGGCGCGACCGTACGACCGGGCGCATGGCAACGCTGATCTGGCGGGCGGCCTGA
- a CDS encoding acetyl-CoA C-acetyltransferase, with translation MTDVVIVSAVRTAVGKFGGSLAKIPAPELGAAVIREALSRAKVAPDQVSEVIMGQVLTAGSGQNPARQALIKAGLPDMVPGMTINKVCGSGLKAVMLAANAIVAGDADIVVAGGQENMSAAPHVLPGSRDGFRMGDTKLIDSMIVDGLWDVYNQYHMGITAENVAKQYGITREAQDAFAVASQNKAEAAQKSGRFNDEIVPILIPQRKGDPIAFAQDEFVRHGATLESMTGLKPAFDKAGTVTAANASGLNDGGAAVVVMSAARAKELGLTPLATIRAYANAGVDPKVMGMGPVPASKRCLSRAGWSVGDLDLMEINEAFAAQALAVHQQMGWDTAKVNVNGGAIAIGHPIGASGCRILVTLLHEMQKRDAKKGLASLCIGGGMGVALAVERP, from the coding sequence ATGACCGATGTAGTGATCGTATCGGCGGTCCGTACCGCCGTGGGCAAGTTTGGCGGTTCGCTGGCGAAAATCCCCGCGCCTGAGCTGGGTGCGGCCGTGATCCGCGAAGCGCTGTCGCGCGCCAAGGTGGCGCCGGATCAGGTCAGCGAAGTCATCATGGGCCAGGTGCTGACCGCGGGTTCGGGCCAGAACCCGGCGCGCCAGGCGTTGATCAAGGCCGGCCTGCCCGACATGGTGCCGGGCATGACCATCAACAAGGTGTGCGGCTCGGGCCTGAAGGCCGTGATGCTGGCCGCCAACGCCATCGTCGCGGGGGATGCCGACATCGTCGTGGCCGGCGGGCAGGAGAACATGTCCGCCGCGCCGCACGTGCTGCCCGGCTCGCGCGACGGCTTCCGCATGGGCGACACCAAGCTCATCGACTCGATGATCGTGGATGGGCTGTGGGACGTCTACAACCAGTACCACATGGGCATCACCGCCGAGAATGTCGCCAAGCAGTACGGCATCACGCGCGAGGCCCAGGACGCATTCGCCGTGGCTTCGCAGAACAAGGCGGAAGCCGCGCAGAAGTCCGGCCGCTTCAATGACGAGATCGTTCCCATCCTGATTCCGCAGCGCAAGGGCGACCCGATCGCCTTCGCGCAGGACGAGTTCGTCCGCCATGGCGCCACGCTGGAATCGATGACGGGCCTGAAGCCGGCATTCGACAAAGCCGGCACGGTGACGGCCGCCAATGCCTCGGGCCTCAACGACGGCGGCGCCGCCGTGGTGGTCATGTCGGCCGCCCGCGCCAAGGAACTGGGTCTGACCCCGCTGGCCACCATCCGCGCCTACGCCAATGCCGGCGTGGACCCGAAGGTGATGGGCATGGGCCCGGTGCCGGCTTCCAAGCGCTGCCTGTCGCGCGCCGGCTGGTCGGTGGGCGACCTGGACCTGATGGAGATCAACGAGGCGTTTGCCGCCCAGGCGCTGGCCGTGCACCAGCAGATGGGCTGGGACACCGCCAAGGTCAACGTCAACGGCGGCGCGATTGCCATCGGTCACCCCATCGGCGCGTCGGGCTGCCGCATCCTGGTGACGCTGCTGCACGAGATGCAGAAGCGCGACGCGAAGAAGGGCCTGGCCTCGCTGTGCATCGGCGGCGGCATGGGTGTGGCGCTGGCGGTCGAGCGCCCGTGA
- a CDS encoding RluA family pseudouridine synthase, with translation MKNRIKHYSPSPVSDDAVADLPAASQDADDTLDDEALDLSAPGAGQAIEPIIVEIPEALHGERLDKALAKLLPDYSRSRLQQWIDAGAVRVGGAAVRPRAAVCGGDRIEVVPQRADDENAFVAEPVDLDVVYEDDTLLVINKPAGLVVHPAAGNWSGTVLNGLLHRYPQAAGLPRAGIVHRLDKETSGLMVVARTLPAQTDLVRQLQARTVKRTYLALVWGETPEAGTIDAPIGRDPRDRTRMAIIETASGKPARTHFKMLDVVDLGRAQVSLVQCQLETGRTHQIRVHFESEGHPLLGDPVYTRNFRRGRPQTIKAPLPAPFARQALHAVRLGLVHPASGQSVHWHAGVPDDLAELMDALEMDPDVDLV, from the coding sequence ATGAAAAATCGCATCAAGCATTATAGCCCAAGCCCTGTGTCCGACGACGCAGTGGCCGACCTCCCAGCCGCCTCGCAAGACGCCGACGATACGCTCGACGACGAGGCGCTCGACCTGTCCGCGCCCGGCGCGGGGCAGGCCATCGAACCCATCATCGTGGAGATTCCCGAGGCGCTGCACGGCGAGCGGCTCGACAAGGCGCTCGCCAAGCTGCTGCCCGATTACTCCCGCAGCCGCCTGCAGCAATGGATCGACGCCGGCGCCGTGCGCGTGGGCGGGGCTGCGGTGCGGCCGCGCGCGGCGGTCTGCGGCGGCGACCGCATCGAGGTCGTCCCGCAGCGCGCCGACGACGAGAACGCCTTCGTCGCCGAGCCCGTCGACCTGGATGTCGTCTATGAAGACGACACGCTGCTGGTGATCAACAAGCCCGCCGGCCTGGTGGTCCACCCGGCTGCCGGCAACTGGAGCGGCACCGTGCTCAACGGGCTGCTGCACCGCTATCCGCAGGCGGCCGGCCTGCCGCGCGCGGGGATCGTCCACCGGCTCGACAAGGAGACCTCCGGGTTGATGGTGGTCGCCCGCACGCTGCCCGCGCAGACGGATCTCGTACGCCAGTTGCAGGCCCGCACCGTCAAGCGGACCTACCTGGCGCTGGTCTGGGGTGAGACGCCCGAGGCCGGCACCATCGATGCCCCGATCGGGCGCGACCCGCGCGACCGCACCCGCATGGCCATCATCGAGACCGCCAGCGGCAAGCCGGCGCGCACGCATTTCAAGATGCTGGACGTGGTCGACCTCGGGCGCGCGCAGGTGTCGCTGGTGCAGTGCCAGCTGGAAACGGGGCGCACGCACCAGATCCGCGTGCACTTCGAGTCCGAGGGCCACCCGCTGCTGGGCGACCCGGTCTATACGCGCAACTTCCGCCGGGGCCGGCCGCAGACGATCAAGGCGCCGCTGCCGGCACCGTTTGCGCGGCAGGCGTTGCATGCGGTGCGCCTGGGGCTGGTGCATCCCGCGTCGGGCCAGTCGGTGCACTGGCATGCCGGTGTGCCCGACGACCTGGCCGAACTGATGGACGCACTGGAGATGGACCCCGATGTCGATCTCGTCTGA
- the phaC gene encoding class I poly(R)-hydroxyalkanoic acid synthase: MASRHKASSHATGSQAQPAWHGLADPAQWAEQFRQWQSMAGAFAQSGAPGSTGFGPAGGMPTGEGAMPFALIPPERLAEIQQKYLEAWLQIWGHMSAGDSAETVAPSDRRFANDAWRKSPLYGYAAAFYVLNARTLMDMADAVQADAKTRERVRFAVSQWTAAMSPSNFLATNPEAQKQLIESRGESLRAGILNMLQDMERGKISQTDETAFEIGRNVANSEGAVVFENDYFQLIQYKPLTAKVHARPLLLVPPCINKYYILDLQPANSLVRYSVEQGHTVFLVSWRNPDASMAARNWDDYIEGGAIEAIRVAREIAAQDRINVLGFCVGGTILSTALAVLAARGQHPAASLTLLTTLLDFSDTGILDVFVDQAQVEMREQTIGSAAPAGPGLLRGVELANTFSFLRPNDLVWNYVVENYLKGKTPAPFDLLYWNGDSTNLPGPWYCWYLRHTYLQNDLMAPGRLTVCGEPVDLGRIEVPVYLYGSREDHIVPWKSAYASTQLLKGERRFVLGASGHIAGVINPPAANKRAHWINAGLPDSAQAWLDGAKEHPGSWWPDWSAWLAKHAGAQKAAPKHYGNADHPVIEPAPGRYVKQKA; the protein is encoded by the coding sequence ATGGCATCGCGTCACAAGGCATCTTCCCATGCAACCGGATCCCAGGCCCAGCCAGCGTGGCATGGCTTGGCCGATCCTGCCCAGTGGGCGGAGCAGTTCAGGCAGTGGCAGTCCATGGCGGGGGCGTTCGCGCAGTCCGGCGCACCGGGCTCCACCGGGTTCGGACCGGCTGGCGGCATGCCGACGGGCGAGGGCGCGATGCCGTTTGCGCTGATCCCGCCCGAGCGGCTGGCCGAGATCCAGCAGAAGTACCTCGAAGCGTGGCTCCAGATCTGGGGGCACATGAGCGCCGGCGACAGCGCCGAGACCGTGGCCCCCTCCGACCGCCGCTTTGCCAACGACGCCTGGCGCAAGAGTCCGCTGTATGGCTATGCCGCGGCCTTCTATGTCCTCAATGCGCGCACGCTGATGGACATGGCCGATGCCGTGCAGGCCGATGCCAAGACGCGCGAGCGCGTGCGCTTTGCCGTGTCGCAATGGACCGCCGCCATGTCGCCGTCCAACTTCCTGGCGACCAACCCCGAGGCGCAGAAGCAACTGATCGAGTCGCGCGGCGAGTCGCTGCGCGCCGGCATCCTCAACATGCTGCAGGACATGGAACGCGGCAAGATCTCGCAGACGGACGAGACCGCGTTCGAGATCGGCCGCAACGTCGCCAACAGCGAAGGTGCGGTGGTCTTCGAGAACGACTACTTCCAACTGATCCAGTACAAGCCGCTGACGGCCAAGGTGCATGCCCGCCCGCTGCTGCTGGTGCCGCCCTGTATCAACAAGTACTACATCCTGGATCTGCAGCCGGCCAACTCGCTGGTGCGCTACTCGGTGGAGCAGGGGCATACGGTGTTCCTGGTGTCGTGGCGCAACCCGGATGCCAGCATGGCCGCGCGCAACTGGGATGACTACATCGAGGGCGGCGCGATCGAGGCCATCCGGGTGGCCCGCGAGATTGCCGCGCAGGACCGGATCAACGTGCTCGGCTTCTGCGTGGGCGGCACGATCCTCTCCACGGCGTTGGCGGTGCTGGCCGCGCGCGGCCAGCATCCGGCGGCCAGCCTGACCCTGCTGACCACGCTGCTGGATTTCAGCGACACCGGCATCCTCGACGTGTTCGTGGACCAGGCCCAGGTGGAGATGCGCGAGCAGACCATCGGCAGCGCGGCCCCGGCCGGCCCCGGCCTGCTGCGCGGCGTGGAGCTGGCGAACACGTTCTCCTTCCTGCGTCCGAACGACCTGGTGTGGAACTACGTGGTCGAGAACTACCTGAAGGGCAAGACGCCCGCGCCGTTCGACCTGCTGTACTGGAACGGCGATTCCACCAATCTGCCCGGCCCGTGGTACTGCTGGTACCTGCGCCACACGTACCTGCAGAACGACCTGATGGCGCCGGGCAGGCTGACGGTCTGCGGCGAGCCGGTCGATCTCGGCCGGATCGAGGTGCCCGTCTATCTCTACGGTTCGCGCGAAGATCACATCGTCCCCTGGAAATCCGCCTATGCTTCGACGCAGCTGCTTAAGGGCGAGCGGCGTTTTGTGCTGGGCGCCTCGGGGCACATCGCGGGCGTCATCAACCCGCCGGCGGCCAATAAGCGCGCGCACTGGATCAACGCCGGGCTACCGGATTCGGCCCAGGCCTGGCTGGACGGCGCGAAGGAGCATCCGGGCAGCTGGTGGCCGGACTGGTCCGCGTGGCTGGCCAAGCACGCCGGGGCGCAGAAGGCCGCTCCCAAGCACTACGGCAATGCGGACCATCCGGTGATCGAGCCGGCACCGGGCCGCTACGTCAAACAGAAAGCGTAA
- a CDS encoding 3-ketoacyl-ACP reductase, translating into MTKRIAYVTGGMGGIGTAICQRLARDDFIVVAGCGPNSPRKDKWLEQQRELGFDFIASEGNVADWDSSKAAFDKVKAEVGEVDVLINNAGITRDVVFRKMTRSDWDAVIGTNLTSLFNVTKQVIDGMVDRGWGRIVNISSVNGQKGQFGQTNYSTAKAGLHGFTMALAQEVATKGVTVNTVSPGYIATDMVKAIRQDVLDKIIGTIPVKRLGDPNEIASICAWLASEESGFSTGADFSLNGGLHMG; encoded by the coding sequence ATGACCAAACGCATCGCATACGTCACCGGCGGCATGGGCGGGATCGGTACGGCGATTTGCCAGCGCTTGGCGCGCGACGATTTCATCGTCGTCGCGGGGTGCGGCCCGAATTCTCCGCGCAAGGACAAATGGCTCGAGCAGCAGCGCGAGCTGGGCTTCGATTTCATCGCCTCGGAAGGCAACGTCGCGGACTGGGATTCGAGCAAGGCCGCGTTCGACAAGGTCAAGGCCGAAGTCGGCGAGGTCGATGTGCTGATCAACAATGCCGGCATCACCCGCGACGTGGTGTTCCGCAAGATGACCCGGTCGGACTGGGACGCGGTGATCGGCACCAACCTGACGTCGCTGTTCAACGTGACCAAGCAGGTGATCGACGGCATGGTCGACCGGGGCTGGGGCCGCATCGTCAACATCTCGTCGGTGAACGGCCAGAAGGGCCAGTTCGGCCAGACCAACTACTCCACCGCCAAGGCCGGCCTGCACGGCTTCACCATGGCGCTGGCGCAGGAGGTGGCGACCAAGGGGGTGACGGTCAACACCGTGTCGCCGGGCTATATCGCCACCGACATGGTGAAGGCGATCCGGCAGGACGTGCTCGACAAGATCATCGGCACGATTCCGGTCAAGCGCCTGGGCGATCCGAATGAGATCGCCTCGATCTGCGCCTGGCTGGCTTCCGAGGAATCCGGCTTCTCGACCGGCGCGGACTTTTCGCTCAACGGCGGCCTGCACATGGGCTGA
- a CDS encoding IS3 family transposase (programmed frameshift), whose product MSAKRYTEEFKVEAVNQVLDRGHSVAEVAQRLGVSQHSLYQWIKQRRQPVAQPQGQVSPSDEVRRLKAELKRVTEERDILKKGRSVLCQAVRVRYAFIKAHAGQYSVRRLCKAMSVHPSGYYAWHANPLSPRAKDNQRLLGLLKQAWLESGGVYGYRKLTLDMRDLGERCGKHRVARLLKAEGLRSQSGYRRRPAGRAGKPAAVAPNHLQRQFTVNGPNQSWVTDITYIRTHEGWLYLSVVIDLWSRMVVGWSMGQRIDTQLVLDALLMALWRRRPHQQVLIHSDQGCQFTGHTWQSFLREHNLLCSMSRRGNCHDNAVAESFFQLLKRERVRRQIYVTRQQAKSDVFNYIEMFYNPTRRHSSANGLSPVEFEQRHSQRLAGV is encoded by the exons ATGAGCGCGAAGAGATACACCGAGGAATTCAAGGTCGAGGCGGTCAATCAGGTTTTGGACAGAGGTCACAGCGTTGCCGAGGTCGCGCAGCGGCTGGGCGTGAGCCAACACAGCCTGTACCAGTGGATCAAACAACGACGCCAACCCGTGGCGCAACCGCAAGGGCAGGTATCGCCATCCGACGAGGTACGCAGGCTCAAGGCCGAGCTCAAACGGGTGACCGAGGAGCGCGACATCCTAAAAA AAGGCCGCAGCGTACTTTGCCAAGCAGTCCGGGTGAGGTACGCCTTCATCAAGGCGCACGCGGGTCAATACAGCGTGCGCCGTCTGTGCAAGGCGATGTCGGTGCATCCCAGTGGTTACTACGCATGGCACGCAAATCCCTTGAGCCCACGCGCGAAGGACAACCAACGCCTGCTGGGGTTACTCAAGCAGGCCTGGCTGGAGAGCGGCGGGGTCTATGGCTATCGCAAGCTCACCTTGGACATGCGCGATTTGGGCGAGCGCTGCGGCAAGCACCGCGTGGCGAGGCTACTCAAGGCCGAGGGACTGCGTTCGCAATCAGGCTACCGTCGACGTCCTGCTGGGCGTGCCGGCAAGCCGGCGGCGGTCGCGCCCAATCACCTGCAGCGGCAGTTCACGGTCAACGGCCCGAACCAGTCCTGGGTGACCGACATCACCTATATCCGCACGCACGAAGGCTGGCTGTACCTGAGCGTGGTCATCGATCTGTGGTCACGCATGGTCGTCGGCTGGTCCATGGGGCAGCGCATCGATACCCAGTTGGTGCTGGATGCCTTGCTGATGGCACTATGGCGACGCCGTCCGCACCAGCAGGTGCTGATTCACTCGGATCAGGGGTGCCAGTTCACCGGCCACACTTGGCAGAGCTTCCTGCGCGAGCACAACCTGCTGTGTAGCATGAGCCGGCGCGGCAACTGCCACGACAATGCCGTGGCTGAGAGCTTCTTCCAGTTGCTCAAGCGCGAGCGAGTGCGGCGGCAAATCTATGTCACCCGGCAGCAGGCCAAGTCCGATGTCTTCAACTACATCGAGATGTTCTACAACCCAACACGGCGACATTCGAGCGCCAACGGACTATCGCCGGTAGAGTTCGAACAACGCCATTCCCAACGGCTCGCGGGTGTCTAG
- the phaR gene encoding polyhydroxyalkanoate synthesis repressor PhaR, which produces MATSKKGAERLIKKYPNRRLYDTQTSTYITLADVKQLVMETEEFRVVDAKSGEDLTRSILLQIILEEETGGVPMFSGSMLAQIIRFYGNAMQGMMGTYLEKNIQAFVDIQSKLAENSKDLYSGNTFNPDMWSQFMNMQGPMMQGMMSNYIEQSKNLFVQMQEQMQNQAKNMFGTFPFNQPTDKK; this is translated from the coding sequence ATGGCCACCAGCAAGAAGGGCGCCGAACGGCTGATCAAGAAATATCCCAATCGCCGGCTCTACGATACCCAGACCAGCACGTACATCACGCTGGCAGACGTCAAGCAGCTCGTGATGGAAACCGAGGAATTTCGCGTGGTCGACGCGAAAAGCGGTGAGGATCTGACCCGCAGCATCCTGCTGCAGATCATCCTGGAAGAGGAGACCGGCGGCGTGCCGATGTTCTCCGGTTCGATGCTGGCGCAGATCATCCGCTTCTACGGTAATGCCATGCAAGGCATGATGGGCACGTACCTGGAAAAGAACATCCAGGCGTTCGTCGACATCCAGAGCAAGCTGGCCGAGAATTCGAAGGACCTCTACAGCGGCAACACCTTCAACCCCGACATGTGGTCGCAGTTCATGAACATGCAGGGGCCGATGATGCAGGGCATGATGAGCAACTACATCGAGCAGAGCAAGAACCTGTTCGTGCAGATGCAGGAGCAGATGCAGAACCAGGCCAAGAACATGTTCGGGACCTTCCCGTTCAACCAGCCGACCGACAAGAAGTAA
- a CDS encoding DUF3800 domain-containing protein, with product MPTKKTDIQPVLVIAGLIVRQESLSELTTEFLKLKRKYFPGSFKSQHLLDDVREEIKGSDLRSVIRKKGPRATTQLRFIDDTLGLLERLGCRILGTIWVKGVGMPFKPRETYTQSVQHACKAFQAYLASQAASGFMVADFRTTQLNDQVAHSIFTQKYRAKGDPFDRVLELPTFGVSNNHVGLQITDVLCSALLFPMASSVYCFGHVSGVHVNGRDLDIRRRYTKRVKKLQFRVETHWSVNVFDRHLKRSTADLFVVPRLEPRGAKEGSVGTALRAAINKRQEQEAAATIVPAAPGADGLTRDIAP from the coding sequence TTGCCTACAAAGAAGACTGACATTCAGCCGGTGCTTGTGATCGCCGGGCTGATCGTGCGGCAGGAGTCACTTTCCGAACTCACGACCGAATTCCTGAAGCTGAAGCGCAAATACTTCCCAGGGTCCTTCAAATCCCAGCATCTGTTGGATGATGTAAGGGAGGAAATCAAAGGCTCCGACCTTCGCAGCGTGATCCGCAAGAAAGGTCCCCGTGCGACGACTCAACTGCGCTTCATTGATGACACTCTCGGACTGCTGGAGCGGCTGGGTTGTCGCATCCTCGGAACCATTTGGGTCAAGGGTGTCGGCATGCCATTCAAGCCGCGCGAGACCTACACCCAGTCTGTGCAGCATGCGTGCAAGGCGTTCCAGGCCTACTTGGCCAGCCAAGCCGCAAGCGGATTCATGGTTGCTGACTTTCGGACGACACAGCTAAACGACCAGGTCGCTCATTCGATCTTCACGCAGAAATATAGGGCGAAGGGAGATCCTTTCGATCGTGTGTTGGAGCTGCCGACGTTTGGCGTCTCGAACAATCACGTTGGACTGCAGATTACTGACGTACTTTGTTCCGCGCTGTTGTTCCCCATGGCGTCATCTGTGTACTGCTTTGGACATGTCAGTGGTGTGCACGTCAATGGCCGCGATCTTGACATCCGGCGTCGCTATACCAAACGTGTCAAAAAATTGCAGTTCCGAGTGGAAACACATTGGAGCGTCAATGTCTTTGACAGGCATCTGAAGCGTTCGACAGCCGACCTTTTCGTAGTGCCCCGGTTGGAGCCGCGGGGTGCCAAGGAGGGAAGTGTCGGCACGGCTCTGCGTGCTGCGATCAACAAACGGCAGGAGCAAGAGGCCGCAGCAACGATTGTCCCTGCGGCGCCTGGTGCGGATGGTCTGACGCGCGACATAGCGCCATAG
- a CDS encoding tRNA dihydrouridine synthase has translation MSRLLLAPMEGVADFVMRDVLTSVGGYDGCVSEFVRVTGSLLPARTYERETPEIRNGGYTASGTPMVIQLLGSDPEWLARNAAQAATVSPHGIDLNFGCPAKVVNRHGGGAMLLATPELLHRIVSTVRAAVPARIAVTAKMRLGVSDTSLAIACATALAEGGAASLVVHARTRDHGYRPPAHWDWIARIADAVRVPVVANGEVWTVDDWARCRAVSGCDDVMIGRGAVSDPFLALRIRGQMARQPSDAEWPLVLGCLADYLKKLRARIAIHHEHGRVKLWLGYLKRTWPQAAELHDAIRRLQDSAEILGVIEHALARIGQQSAPAG, from the coding sequence ATGAGCCGGCTCTTGCTCGCCCCGATGGAAGGGGTTGCGGACTTTGTCATGCGCGACGTGCTGACCAGCGTCGGCGGCTACGACGGATGCGTGTCCGAGTTCGTCCGGGTGACGGGCTCGTTGCTTCCCGCGCGCACCTACGAGCGGGAAACCCCGGAAATCCGCAACGGCGGCTACACCGCCAGCGGCACGCCGATGGTGATCCAGCTGCTCGGCAGCGACCCGGAGTGGCTGGCCCGGAACGCCGCGCAGGCCGCCACCGTCTCGCCGCATGGCATCGACCTGAATTTCGGGTGTCCGGCCAAGGTCGTCAACCGGCACGGCGGCGGCGCCATGCTGCTGGCCACGCCCGAGCTGCTGCACCGGATCGTGTCCACCGTGCGTGCCGCGGTTCCCGCCCGGATTGCCGTGACCGCCAAAATGCGGCTCGGCGTCTCCGATACCTCGCTGGCCATCGCATGCGCGACCGCGCTGGCGGAGGGCGGGGCGGCTTCGCTGGTCGTGCATGCCCGCACGCGTGACCACGGCTACCGGCCGCCGGCCCACTGGGACTGGATCGCGCGGATTGCCGATGCCGTGCGCGTGCCCGTGGTCGCCAACGGCGAAGTCTGGACCGTCGACGATTGGGCGCGGTGCCGGGCGGTGAGCGGCTGCGACGACGTGATGATCGGGCGGGGCGCGGTGTCCGATCCGTTCCTCGCCCTGCGCATCCGCGGGCAGATGGCACGGCAGCCGTCCGACGCGGAATGGCCGCTCGTGCTGGGCTGCCTCGCCGATTACCTCAAGAAGCTGCGCGCGCGCATCGCCATCCACCACGAGCATGGCCGCGTCAAGCTGTGGCTCGGCTACCTGAAGCGGACCTGGCCGCAGGCGGCGGAGCTGCACGACGCGATCCGCCGTCTGCAGGACTCCGCGGAGATCCTGGGCGTGATCGAACATGCGCTGGCCCGGATTGGCCAGCAGAGCGCGCCGGCAGGGTAA
- a CDS encoding IS3 family transposase (programmed frameshift) gives MEVLTEPERRRRRTAQEKIAIVQETLAPGASVSAVARRHGVNPNQVFGWRKQYQEGSLAAVQAGETVVPASELAAAIKEIKELQRLLGKKTMEVEILKEAVEWGRFKKPDCALALVAGGRPLKTVCEVLGVARSGVAVKQVRSSGWQDGRRAKLTDDTELVEEILAHVAHLPTYGYRRIWALLRRSREIVGAPCINHKRVYRVMREHQLLLSRPGVRRDKRRHDGRVAVDRSNARWCSDGFEFRCDDGTPLRVTFALDCCDREAISWAATTGGHSGDVVRDVMLAAVEQRFGTTQATQPIEWLTDNGSAYIDHRTRRFARELGLEPLTTPVRSPQSNGMAESFVKTMKHNYVAYMDKPDAPTALSRLAVAFEHYNERHPHKALKYRSPREFRRAAASST, from the exons ATCGAAGTTCTGACCGAGCCGGAGCGCCGTCGTCGGCGCACGGCACAGGAAAAAATCGCCATCGTGCAGGAAACGCTGGCACCGGGCGCATCGGTGTCTGCCGTTGCGCGGCGGCACGGCGTGAACCCGAACCAGGTGTTCGGCTGGCGCAAGCAATACCAGGAAGGCAGCCTGGCGGCAGTGCAAGCGGGCGAAACCGTTGTGCCTGCATCGGAGCTGGCCGCAGCCATCAAGGAAATCAAGGAACTGCAGCGGCTACTCGGAAAGAAAACGATGGAAGTCGAAATCCTGAAAGAAGCCGTCGAGTGGGGTCGGT TCAAAAAACCTGATTGCGCGCTCGCCCTTGTTGCCGGGGGACGACCATTGAAAACGGTCTGCGAAGTTCTCGGCGTGGCGCGCTCTGGCGTGGCGGTGAAGCAGGTTCGCTCGTCCGGTTGGCAAGATGGTCGCCGTGCCAAGCTGACCGACGACACGGAACTGGTCGAGGAAATCCTGGCCCATGTGGCGCACTTGCCGACCTACGGCTACCGGCGCATCTGGGCGCTGCTGCGACGCAGTCGTGAGATAGTCGGCGCGCCGTGCATCAACCACAAGCGCGTCTATCGGGTCATGCGCGAGCATCAGTTGCTGCTGAGCCGTCCTGGCGTGCGTCGAGACAAGCGGCGACACGACGGTCGGGTAGCCGTGGACCGGAGCAATGCTCGTTGGTGCTCGGATGGCTTCGAATTCCGTTGCGACGATGGCACGCCGCTGCGCGTAACGTTCGCGTTGGACTGCTGCGACCGAGAAGCGATTAGCTGGGCGGCAACCACAGGCGGACATAGCGGTGACGTAGTGCGTGACGTGATGCTGGCTGCGGTGGAACAGCGTTTCGGCACCACGCAGGCTACTCAGCCCATCGAATGGCTGACGGACAATGGCTCGGCCTACATCGACCACCGCACGCGCCGCTTTGCGCGCGAGCTGGGCCTGGAGCCACTGACCACGCCCGTGCGTTCGCCGCAGAGCAATGGCATGGCCGAATCATTCGTGAAGACCATGAAGCACAATTACGTCGCCTATATGGACAAGCCCGATGCGCCAACGGCGCTCTCGCGTCTGGCTGTTGCGTTTGAGCATTACAACGAGCGTCACCCGCACAAAGCCCTGAAATACCGCTCGCCTCGCGAGTTCAGGCGTGCTGCCGCGTCATCAACCTAA